From the Xylocopa sonorina isolate GNS202 chromosome 9, iyXylSono1_principal, whole genome shotgun sequence genome, the window AAAAGCGTCTAAAATTAATACGGATGAAAATAATGCCGTAGAAGCGCCAAAGCGTTCGTTACGAGAGCCGGAGTACCTGGCAAAGCCAACGAAACTTGAACGTGACGAGGACGTTGTTTCTTCGTTGTCGGGAAAGAAGGTGAACAAAGCCGCGACCTTGAAGAACGCACCCGCGGCCAACGTTCTTGGTGGTACAGGCGGCGCGTGCCATCCTTCAGAGTCCCTGAAAAAAGATCATTCGTTAACAAAGACTTCCTCCTCCTCCAATGACGCAACTGTTAAACCCGTGACCAAAACGATCTTATCGGATAGTCCTAAAATTGACACGGGGAAGACAGAGGGTTCGAAAAGCGTTACCGAGGGTGTTGAGAAGTCGATGATGAGGGATGTCAAGGATGATAAGATGAAGGAATCGAACGGAGAAAAAACTATGAAGAAGGGTGACGAGGAAGGTTCCAAGTTTCCGTTCAAGGTGGCCACGAAGAAGATTGAGAGTGACAAAGTGGAGAACAAGGCGTTGTTGAAAAGCGGTTTGCAGTCTGCAACGAAGATCGAGGCGCAGGCGGACAAAGAGTCGAAAGTTCCGTGGAGAAATAAACTTTCCAAGGTCAATAGCCCCACTGAGAACAACGTTGCTTTGAATAGAGATATCAGTGTCGATCCTAAACCTGTCTTGGCGAAAGAGTCGACGAATTTGAAGGGTTCGAAGCAAGCTATACCGAAGAATGAGAATTTGCTAACGAAAACGACTGCAGAGAAACCAGCGCTCAATGGTGACAGTGGGAGTTTGTCCAAAAGTACGTCTACAGAGTCCATAGACTTTTGGAGCGAGATTAAAGGTCCTGAGAGTCCTAAGGTGACGAAGGTAGTCGACAAAGGATTCAATTTCGCTAGTTCGAAGAGCTCGAAGCCGGGTCAGGCGGTCGAGGACCTCGGCGTCGAGCAGCTGGACAAGAAAAATGAAACTGATCCTAAAATAAGCGTCGTCTCTCCACCGACCGAGCTCAGTAATATCTCCGTAATCGAGGAGGAGCGAAAGACCGTGGAGGAGTCGCCGAAATCTAAGACTGAAGAGAGAATATCCAGTTCTGAAGCATCTCCAATCGTTACGGAAAAGTCTGAGCCTCGCAAAGACGAGTCAGCCCCTAAAAAGGGAATAAAGAAGAGGAAAAATCTGTCTATAGTCATCGGTCAGGCTTGTAAGGATCTATACTCAACTGTGAAAAAGGCTCCGTTGAAGAGAGAAGACTCCACTGCATCCACCATTTCTTCTGAATCAGTACCTAACACTCCAGACACCGCTGTGCCAGCGTCTGAAGCCTCGACACCGGTCTCGAGCATTTCCGTGCCTATAATAAACGTCGTGGATGCGGCCACGCCAACCAGATCGGATTCCCAGATTCTGGACGACGAAGACGAGCCTAAAACACCTACCAACGAGTGGCCAGACGATACTGGATTACCAAGAATCTCCAAGTGGAGCAACCACAGTGATCTTTCCAACGTCGACGGGGCCGACAAGGATGCAACTCCGGTGCCATCCAAAGATGTCAGTGTGACGTGTAGCCCGGAAGGCAGTCCAGAGTCctctaaaaagaaaaaaatcgtcAGGAAAAAGAAAGCTTCGACGACGAAAAAGAGCTCTACTAAAAAAGATGGTAACAAGAGTAGCAAAGAATCGAAGAAGAGTTCTTCCAAGAATCATCAAGAGAATTTGAAGAAGCCCCCGGAGACGAAGACTCCCGCGAAAACTAGCCCCAAAAACACACCAGCCCAACGTCCACTCGATCTCATCAGAATGTTCTATACCACTCCATCAGCGTTGCTAACCGCTACGCCCAGAGATCTGTCCAAGGTGCGTCGTGCCAAGATCAAGAGGAAAAAGCACCATTCCAGAACGCCATCCGTGAGCAGCGACAGCACCGGAAGTACCACCAGTACGGCTACCACAGAGAGCAGCGGATCCACGTGCACGGAACTCGACGACGAGGAACAGAAGAGGATAAATTCGACCAGGAGCAACGATTCTGGATTCGACGGCTCGCCCAGGATATCCAGTACTTATCCGATACTATTTTTCGATCGTTTGTTCTGTTGGTGTACGTGGGTTGCGCAATTCCAGCTTTTTGTTTCATTTACCAAATGTTTGTCCATGACCCAGGGCTGTTGTTGTCTAGTTGAAATATCAGGAAATTTGGAGCCATTCTCAGGGGAATTCACCGCCTCCGTCGAATGCGGACGAACGTGTCTGCATTCAGAGGCATATATAACATCAGCTTTTCAAAATGTTTAACACATACTGTGGATAACGCGAGATTTACTGCTTGGAAGTGCCTAACAGTTTTCATAGTCTTGACTCCTGTTAATTTTACTAACTAATACGCGCCTCTCGGTTTGTTGCTTACGAGCTATTTTCTGCATGGAATTCTAGATAGATACACAAAGTGTTGCCGTCAGTCACGCTGTCAAAGTATCAGTAAACTCGATCGGCTGTTACGTCATCGTTCCACATCTAGACGCGTCCTCTGATCCAACAGCGTCATGCGTTCCCGTTGCAAATGTGACGCCAGTTCCTCGACGTTACATAAGGTCGTTGTCACAGTGTCAACGACACTGTTCGCCAGTTTGTTTACAGGAAGTACTATAATATTATTGAAAATATCCGAATCCACAATCGTCCCCCTTATTCCTAACACTTCGATAAACACCGATCCGACTACTAATTGTTAATAACGAACGGATAGAATTATTTTTCATTGGGAATGGCTAATTGTCCGTTTGTATCTTGACTAAAAGAACAATCTGCGTATATAGTTATAGACGGGATGGTCCTATTTATAAGACGACGTTGCGTGGTTTCATAACAATATTCTAGCCATCATAATGCAGTCGCGATTAGTTGAGGCTACGAACAAGAGTTTCGAGATAAATTTAGATAGGCGATGATGGACCGATTCGATGTCAGTAGAAAAGTAACAGTGCGGGAACGCTGCTCTCGGATCGAGTATTTCCCTTCTTTTTTCTGCGACTAAGAAGGTGCATCAAAAGTAATTCATGCAAAATAGTACGGAATAAGATCTCTAGAACGTTTGAAAACAGATTGCGACATGGCCTGCCACAAAAAGTGCGAGAAACTCACTGGAAATCTCTGCGGATTGAACCAAAAGCTCGTGGCGGAAGCCTTGCAGGCACTCAAGAGGGGTGAGTTACCTATTCCAATTACCAGAGACCGAAAAACCAAAGAGAAAGATTAAATCTCATTCGATCCTAAATGTTTCGCatcaaatttttttttctttcccttcCACCCtacccaaaaaaaaaaaaaaaatctcatTTGTTTCGAGTGATGTTGAACGTTGGCTACGCAGCCAGACTTGGCTAGCCCGGGGAGTCCGTTCATCTATGACTCCGTCGTGATTCCACGTGGCTATCATAAATCCGTTCGCTTTGGCCAGTAAATAATGTGATTGATGACACCACGATCCTGCTGAAATGAAATTATATCACAGTTAATTCGGTCCCGCGTACTTATGCGTGTTACAATCCTCGTAGCTACCCCCTAATCGATCACTCGTGTCGCGTTCCTCGAGTCCTGCCCGCGTCGTAGGACGGTCAGCTCTATTTTCGAGATACGTCAGTCGGCCAACATCCAGTGTGTTCACGTGCCAGAGATATATCAGCAATTAGTGCGTTTATTAATCGAGATTTGACGAACACCCGAGAGCAACCTGGCGCATCTTGGCTCGAGGAAACCCCGGAAGAGGGTCAGACATGATCGTGCTCCTCCTACGGAAATAGATAATTTTGTGTTAATAATTACTTACTTCTTCCTTATTCGTGTGTAAGTATCCCTTGCGCTCCAGAAGAGAACTTTTAAGACCTAACACCTCGAAGATCAACCATTGCAAGTATTATATTTCAAGATGATTTTTTTTTATGGTTACTAAAATAAGTCTACTAACCGTTGACAATCTTCTGATCTCGCGGTAACTCGGATTGTATTGAgcaattgcatttcatttcgcaGCACCCTCGCAATCGTCAGATACTCAGAGGAACTCGGACTCTTCGGACCACTTTCCCAGCGGAAGGATCACCCCGCCAGCAACCAATCTACCCAGGTTCAAAAAATACGCTGTGACGGACTTCAACTTCTTGAAAGTGAGTCCATCGTATAAGATTGTTGATCACTGTGAACGATTAGTTAACAATCTCTAGCCACGATGTTTACAACAAAGTACGCGACTGGCGAGCTTCTGCCAAGGTTCTTCGTTCGAAATCTCGCAGACGGAACATTTGAATTATTCGCTTCGTTATGCAGGAGTCTTGTCTTCGTCGAATTATCTCATCCTTCTGTCAGAATGTTCCATCAGTTGTGAAAAGTCTCCATGTAAATCTGAAACAACACAAACTTCTTAGAGAAGATTACCCAATAACTTAATAGGAATATAGAAAAtcaagaaaatgtaattaattaaACTAGAAAATAAATTTCCGATATTTATGAGCTGCCTTGGCTGGTCATTAGGAAAGCCAACACGAATCACGTGAGCCAAGGATGATTCACAGGACATACTCGTGAAACGGTTCAGACAAAACGGTGCGAACATTCGAGTCTCGATTTCACTATTAATCCAACGTGGTCCAATAACGATCAGAATGCTGGAACAATTTAACCGATTTATCGAGGGGGACAACGTTTGTCAATGAGTAAACTTGTTATGGGAGGGAAAGTTTAAAACAGACTCGATTTTGCGGAGGATCCACACGTAAATAGATATTCCCGAATTAGCAGCACGTAACGCATTATTTTTAACGAGCCAGAGGCACTCTCACGCGCGACACTCTCGCTTTAGACGCGTGAACTTTCCAACGTGTGCTGCTTTCACCCTTTCAGACCTGGATTTCGACTTGGTAACAAAACCTTGCCTCACTTTTGGTAACCACTGTTGTTTAATCACAGCGCTTAACTCATCTATAAAATAATCCTAGATCGATTTCTCGCTAGAGTCCTAAAAGTAAAATATCGACCCTTAAAACATGATTCTTCTTTAATAGGAAATTCTTGCTGTATTAATATTTGAAGCAGAAATCTTAATAGAGAATGTCTTTCCTCAGGTCCTAGGTAAAGGCAGTTTCGGCAAGGTTCTGCTAGCTGAACTCCGTGGTACCGAATGCGTGTACGCTGTAAAGTGTCTAAAGAAGGATGTGGTCCTCGAGGACGACGATGTGGAGTGTACTCTGATCGAGAGGAAGGTCCTGACTTTAGCAACGAGACACCCATATCTCTGTCACCTGTTCTGCACGTTCCAGACGGACTCTCACTTGTTCTTCGTGATGGAGTATCTGAACGGTGGCGATCTGATGTTCCACATACAGAAATCGGGCCGCTTCCCTGAACCCAGGGCTCGATTCTACGCGGCTGAGATCTGGTCTGGGTTAAACTTTTTGCACAAGAAGGGAATCGTGTACAGGGACCTGAAATTAGACAATGTACTGCTCGATTTCGAGGGGCATATCAGGATAGCTGACTTTGGCATGTGCAAGCTGCAGATCTTCCTCGACAGAACTGCCGACACCTTCTGCGGCACACCGGATTACATGGCACCCGAGGTAAAAAGAGAGCTACAAGTATCGCGCGATattaacttggaaaaaaaagctTTACAGCCCGCCAAGAAACCGCAGCAgggttaattataattaatgcATGCTCGACGAGGCCAAGATTTAGTCTCTTTTGGTTAACCGGCTTGGCCGTTTCCGCATTGCAGATCATAAAGGGACTGAAATACAATCAAGCGGTGGACTGGTGGTCGTACGGCGTGCTTCTGTACGAGATGCTCACGGGACAGTCGCCATTCTCCGGCTGCGACGAGGACGAGCTATTTTGGAGTATATGCAACGAAAGACCGTTCATACCTCGTTACCTGAGCCAAGATTCTAGCGACATATTGATCGCCCTTCTGGAAAAGGATTCGGGAAAGAGGCTGCCTGGCCACGAGATCGCGATGCACTCCTTCTTCCAAGTAATTAATTCCAATATAAATCTACAGATGGCCCATTAGGGATCATAATTTCGTCTCTGACGTCTGAAATAACCAACATATTCATTTTTCCAGTTATTACCATGGGACAGATTGGAAAGGAGACAGCTCGAACCACCCTTTAAGCCAGCCCTGGACCACACGTTGGATACGAAATATTTCGACACAGCGTTCACCGCTGAGAGGCCACGACTGACTCCTGTACCTGAGCAAATACTCACATCCATGGACCAGGGCGTCTTCCGTGGGTTCTCGTACACAAACCCAAACGCAACGGACTGAACAAGCCAGCTGACACGTGCCACAACTTCACAGCTTCGCGCGTTGACGGTGCTCAACGTGATGTCCTTGTCTCATGGTATCGACGGTCCTGAGGATCATCCAAGCGCTGATCCAAAAGGAAGATGGAGATGGTCATACTCTCGTTTCTTGGAAGAAGAAAAGAACCAAATGCTATGTTGTAATCTAGCAGAGAAGACAATTGACGGATAAGACTCGACgaagtcgtcggggaagatgaCGCTGGCCGGAGAGAAAGCTCTACAAGCGGTTCTACCAAGAGTCAATGTTCCTGAAGTGTTTCCGACAATAGATAGGTTTTTATAACGTAGAGTCTGCGTTACGTCAACGGATCAACCTAGATTAGCCTTTTTCTGCGGGACGTAGACGGGATTGCAGTGTTTAGAGAGCCAAGCTTAGCCGAAAGGTCGTGATTCGTCCACTTGTGACTCTTCGCCTTCCTCTTTAGTGTTCTTTCTAGGAAAAAAATATGGTGAAATGaatgtttgaaataaaaaatgGGCAACCTGTCTCGAACTCCAATTATCGTAGCGATTATCATAATGAAAAGGGAAAAAACCTGATCAGATAACCGGAAGGCGCTCAGAGAGCTGTAATTGCAGCGCGTTCCCGCGTTTATTCTAAACGTCTAGCGTTACACCGCGGTCAGGTTATTAATACACCGAGTGGCTCATTATTTTGGCCATGATAGATACTGTCTCGAGCGTCTTCCACCCACAGCAACCGTTCCTGCCGCTCTTCCTGCCTTCTCCATGCTCATTTTTTCAACCAAAGGACCATGTTTCCTCTCCCCTCCCTACTGTTTAATTCTTTTGCACCATTTCCTTTACTTCATTTTCTTCCGGTCGTTTTACACCTTTCATGTTTCGTCCTCTGTCGTCCATTTTTTCCTCGActcctctttttttctatttctatCCTATCCATCGTCCGCACAGCTCCCTCTCCCTTCTCCATCCGTTTTCCCGCGCTCCTCCACGCGTCTCGAGTCGCACACTTGGCACCGCGCAGACTATACGCTAACTTTAGCACGCCGTAGAATTGGCAGAGCATCACGATTCGGAAAACGTAGCCGGGACACGTCGAAGATCGCTCCAGGACACGCTCCACGCAGCTTTCTGGAATATTAGCAGTCATTTTCAAGTCCTAGAGAGTGTGCGCTTACACAATTCACTTCTAATCTTAATTAGACTCTGACAGTTTCAGATCGATAAATCAGTGGCTAGAAAATTCAGAGATAGATAGAGATTAAGATGAAAAGAAGCAAAGGAAAAGCTAATGGATCCATTATCCAATTAATTGATCTAATTGAACCACTACTGTTCTCTGTACTCCAAACCTTTCCTATTTTAAATTTCCGTGGCAAATGAATTTTCATTAGAGACCCATAAAAGTATCCAGTCGTGATCAAATTAGTGATGCCTCGGTTTGTTGAATCAATTTAAATTTGACCAAGTTTCAAGCGAAGCGAAAGGACGATGAAAGGTGAACGCATGGGTTCCGCGAAATGGCGATCGAATCAGCTGGGAGGGAAGAAGACGAATCGAGAGGCTAAGCAGCCCGAGAAATTAAAGCGAGGAGAGATTTAGAGAGGAGTGAGACGCTGTAGGAAGAAGCCGCAAAAACCTACCGGTTAAGAGTATCGGTCAATGGACCCTGAATCCGCAGTTTCTTGCTCACCTCCTATTTAACCGGCTATTATAAACAGATTGTTTCGAAACTGAACGCAACCACAATTTTCTCAAGCTCCCACAGCTGTTTGTAGCTTTGTTTATTTAACGAATATTGTTCTAACGATCAACTGTAGCGAAAATACCTCTAGCAATTTGATAAGTATCGCGTACCTTAGAAATAATTGACaaaatattttgtataaaattaatataaacgAAAACTGTGCTCCTCTGTCTAATTTTTATGCCCACGCAAATCCTGCAGATCCAAAAAATCATTCCACACTCCAAGCGAAACGTATAACACTGACATATCCTGCCATAAGTTCGAAGTTTGAAGCGTGTTGCAATCTCGTGAAGTAATTGAACTTTTCATCGGCGCAATGATGGAAACTCTGATTTGATCGTTGAATAAATCGCATGGAGGACGGTCTGGGTAGAAGTACTCTCGTTCGACGTTGTGGATTATATCGGCAACTAAAAATAAAAGGGGATCTCTGGTATAAAGTCGAGGCGGGGCACCGGCTTCAAACGGCGCGCGGTGTGAAATCGAGGAAGAAAGGACGGGTTTACGACGGGTTCGAGGGAACACGGACGCTCGAAATCGAAGCTTTTAACGAGAAGTGCAGACTTATTTGACGGTGCGGCGACTGCGGGGCGCCCGCAGGGCCGCACGCACGCATCACCCTCTctgtctttttctctctctcgctcctaTAAATAGACCCGACGCTACCCGCGATTGCGGCCCTACATCGTGCGGCTATTTTCGACAAGCATCGCACACTCGTCACAGTTCTCTGTACGCCAGGCTCTACGACGAGTTTCCATCGACAACACGGCTCTTCGGATCCGCGAACAAAGACACCAACGTGTGGCCTGTTTACGCGGCGAGCAACAAGAATTCGCCGATAGCAGTTACTCCTTGGCGACCTGCTGCTCCTCCGGGTGCTCCTATTTGTCGTTCACACGTTCAATCGCCCTGAAATGGTTTTTATTCGTCATTAATCACGGTTTACCAGTttaagtgtaatagtttcaatGTAATACCTAGTGAGAAGTAAACGGTCTTCGCGAGAAGACCGTAAGAAAATATCTACCAGCCATTTAATGCCAAAACGCCAATTGGCATCTATGGATTACTCTAAATGAACAGTTAAGTGGGTTCATCTGGTCTGGATTACGACAATAGAGAGCCTCCTACTGGATGCCCAACGAGAACACGTAGAGCGCGATGGTAATGGTCACGTGGAACGGAAAGAGCATTAGTGCTTCGTAGATTACGTCGAGGGCAGGCTGTCGAGAATGTTCAGTTCGTTGAGACTGACCACCATGCGTTCCCATAAGAACCGTACTAGGCCAGGAAGCGTGGCCACCTCTGCCAGCTCGGATTCAGCTAGAACCGACGAGATCTCGCCTCAATCTTACCATCCACACAGTTTCTTGTTCCTGGATGACCAAGACAATCCCGTATCGACGCCTTCCAGCGTCTCGTCCAAAGTTGCTCAGGTCAGAGTTGAACGTGAAGGCGGAAGTCTAGGAGTTACCCTCAGAGGAGGAGTATCCAGGGCCTTGGTGGTCACTGGGGTGAAATCTGACGGGCCAGCTGCAAAAGAAGGAAGAGTCAGACCTGGGGACAGGTTATTGGCTGTAGATGATACCGAATTGCGAGGTTTGACATTGGCGGAAGCGCAGAGAGCGCTCAGGAGGAGCTCCGACGCTCCTGTGGCTTCTCTGACCATCGAGTACGATGTTGCCAATATGGAGGAGGCTAGGGCCGCCACTTCCGGTCCTCTATTAGTACAATTGGAACGAGGGCTCTCTGGTAATTTCGTTTTCTGACATAAGTTTAGATGTtcgcttaaaaaaaaaaaaaaaaacagattaTTAACGCTCATAATTGCAGGGGAACTAGGCCTGACAGTCAGAGAAACGTCAAACGGTGTCTACATCGAAAGTTTAAGACCAGCAAGCACCGCGGACCGATGTGGCGCCCTACAACCAGGCGACAAACTTCTAGCGGTGGACGAAACTCCCGTTCAGGATGCCGTCACGGCTGCCAAATTACTTAGGAACAACTTTGACTCCCGCATAGCCAGGCTGCAGATTTTACCAAGGCCGCCCAGTGCTTCGCATAGAACCGTGAAGAGGAGGGCGCA encodes:
- the LOC143427370 gene encoding uncharacterized protein LOC143427370 isoform X1 produces the protein MPYYGEGLPYYYGGAFANHSSLMTGAPRPFHATLSRFSPHLSTISESPLSTLRRYSPASSMPTRTRRVIDTADIDVSTPRIQSTHGHDGNHQRNRLRRDRPTIKIRSQALKDNPALREHNERHEKSVGELLVEKFLIKDKKLEEEEKPLQLFHQANLDTDEDDSDLEQMKNKITRRFTRRRSSADIQLDPEQIEREVTYAKVQAKVLDTLVAEEQAEIENAARRGTLIKKGAVGGSRTVPSFFRSVDGEPVSQGEEEAAAAQKMRKTMKKLKKKKKTSEKPSPPEGSESSRERRSSTSSDVSGDVQTSENDDEEIRNRSRPQMFKIEASNSVGDFSTVLVNSKVVEQFRESVRIPVPRKVIAAKDEEDNVNEESETEIVLPVKRPYVKDTSRHSVYFTVRTPTEVLKNDPLKKLETIANGLTPETTLESPKEKKTDRFFPGEAKKDSKATNLKTVKDKVGPKPKKEESPKIAEILTQKKPEPIEKRVVEPPRSSKGVFSEPKIVTAESTTRRVEENNVTLSVDPLASESSASGALPSAADRLPKASKINTDENNAVEAPKRSLREPEYLAKPTKLERDEDVVSSLSGKKVNKAATLKNAPAANVLGGTGGACHPSESLKKDHSLTKTSSSSNDATVKPVTKTILSDSPKIDTGKTEGSKSVTEGVEKSMMRDVKDDKMKESNGEKTMKKGDEEGSKFPFKVATKKIESDKVENKALLKSGLQSATKIEAQADKESKVPWRNKLSKVNSPTENNVALNRDISVDPKPVLAKESTNLKGSKQAIPKNENLLTKTTAEKPALNGDSGSLSKSTSTESIDFWSEIKGPESPKVTKVVDKGFNFASSKSSKPGQAVEDLGVEQLDKKNETDPKISVVSPPTELSNISVIEEERKTVEESPKSKTEERISSSEASPIVTEKSEPRKDESAPKKGIKKRKNLSIVIGQACKDLYSTVKKAPLKREDSTASTISSESVPNTPDTAVPASEASTPVSSISVPIINVVDAATPTRSDSQILDDEDEPKTPTNEWPDDTGLPRISKWSNHSDLSNVDGADKDATPVPSKDVSVTCSPEGSPESSKKKKIVRKKKASTTKKSSTKKDGNKSSKESKKSSSKNHQENLKKPPETKTPAKTSPKNTPAQRPLDLIRMFYTTPSALLTATPRDLSKVRRAKIKRKKHHSRTPSVSSDSTGSTTSTATTESSGSTCTELDDEEQKRINSTRSNDSGFDGSPRISNCDMACHKKCEKLTGNLCGLNQKLVAEALQALKRAPSQSSDTQRNSDSSDHFPSGRITPPATNLPRFKKYAVTDFNFLKVLGKGSFGKVLLAELRGTECVYAVKCLKKDVVLEDDDVECTLIERKVLTLATRHPYLCHLFCTFQTDSHLFFVMEYLNGGDLMFHIQKSGRFPEPRARFYAAEIWSGLNFLHKKGIVYRDLKLDNVLLDFEGHIRIADFGMCKLQIFLDRTADTFCGTPDYMAPEIIKGLKYNQAVDWWSYGVLLYEMLTGQSPFSGCDEDELFWSICNERPFIPRYLSQDSSDILIALLEKDSGKRLPGHEIAMHSFFQLLPWDRLERRQLEPPFKPALDHTLDTKYFDTAFTAERPRLTPVPEQILTSMDQGVFRGFSYTNPNATD
- the LOC143427370 gene encoding uncharacterized protein LOC143427370 isoform X2 produces the protein MPYYGEGLPYYYGGAFANHSSLMTGAPRPFHATLSRFSPHLSTISESPLSTLRRYSPASSMPTRTRRVIDTADIDVSTPRIQSTHGHDGNHQRNRLRRDRPTIKIRSQALKDNPALREHNERHEKSVGELLVEKFLIKDKKLEEEEKPLQLFHQANLDTDEDDSDLEQMKNKITRRFTRRRSSADIQLDPEQIEREVTYAKVQAKVLDTLVAEEQAEIENAARRGTLIKKGAVGGSRTVPSFFRSVDGEPVSQGEEEAAAAQKMRKTMKKLKKKKKTSEKPSPPEGSESSRERRSSTSSDVSGDVQTSENDDEEIRNRSRPQMFKIEASNSVGDFSTVLVNSKVVEQFRESVRIPVPRKVIAAKDEEDNVNEESETEIVLPVKRPYVKDTSRHSVYFTVRTPTEVLKNDPLKKLETIANGLTPETTLESPKEKKTDRFFPGEAKKDSKATNLKTVKDKVGPKPKKEESPKIAEILTQKKPEPIEKRVVEPPRSSKGVFSEPKIVTAESTTRRVEENNVTLSVDPLASESSASGALPSAADRLPKASKINTDENNAVEAPKRSLREPEYLAKPTKLERDEDVVSSLSGKKVNKAATLKNAPAANVLGGTGGACHPSESLKKDHSLTKTSSSSNDATVKPVTKTILSDSPKIDTGKTEGSKSVTEGVEKSMMRDVKDDKMKESNGEKTMKKGDEEGSKFPFKVATKKIESDKVENKALLKSGLQSATKIEAQADKESKVPWRNKLSKVNSPTENNVALNRDISVDPKPVLAKESTNLKGSKQAIPKNENLLTKTTAEKPALNGDSGSLSKSTSTESIDFWSEIKGPESPKVTKVVDKGFNFASSKSSKPGQAVEDLGVEQLDKKNETDPKISVVSPPTELSNISVIEEERKTVEESPKSKTEERISSSEASPIVTEKSEPRKDESAPKKGIKKRKNLSIVIGQACKDLYSTVKKAPLKREDSTASTISSESVPNTPDTAVPASEASTPVSSISVPIINVVDAATPTRSDSQILDDEDEPKTPTNEWPDDTGLPRISKWSNHSDLSNVDGADKDATPVPSKDVSVTCSPEGSPESSKKKKIVRKKKASTTKKSSTKKDGNKSSKESKKSSSKNHQENLKKPPETKTPAKTSPKNTPAQRPLDLIRMFYTTPSALLTATPRDLSKVRRAKIKRKKHHSRTPSVSSDSTGSTTSTATTESSGSTCTELDDEEQKRINSTRSNDSGFDGSPRISTPSQSSDTQRNSDSSDHFPSGRITPPATNLPRFKKYAVTDFNFLKVLGKGSFGKVLLAELRGTECVYAVKCLKKDVVLEDDDVECTLIERKVLTLATRHPYLCHLFCTFQTDSHLFFVMEYLNGGDLMFHIQKSGRFPEPRARFYAAEIWSGLNFLHKKGIVYRDLKLDNVLLDFEGHIRIADFGMCKLQIFLDRTADTFCGTPDYMAPEIIKGLKYNQAVDWWSYGVLLYEMLTGQSPFSGCDEDELFWSICNERPFIPRYLSQDSSDILIALLEKDSGKRLPGHEIAMHSFFQLLPWDRLERRQLEPPFKPALDHTLDTKYFDTAFTAERPRLTPVPEQILTSMDQGVFRGFSYTNPNATD